In one window of Pseudomonas sp. IAC-BECa141 DNA:
- a CDS encoding amino acid ABC transporter permease, which translates to MKQKKAQWPWHVLTVLVLVGLAGALYYATSLMSYEWRWNRVPQYFAYQAEETQRANDISTVSELVRKGGSAQVTLRNDAGDEQHLTVDENSLQFAQGDDVAEGDVVGVTRHWAAGPLLWGLWTTLWLSVVSGVLGLLIGLATGLCRLSSNPTLRDLSTIYVELVRGTPLLVQIFIFYFFIGTVMNLSREFAGIAALSLFTGAYVAEIIRSGVQSIARGQNEAARSLGLSAGQSMRHVVLPQAFKRVLPPLAGQFISLVKDTSLVSVIAITELLKSGREVITTSFSPFEILFCVAGLYLLINLPLSKIASRLERRLAQSD; encoded by the coding sequence ATGAAACAGAAAAAAGCCCAATGGCCCTGGCACGTCCTGACCGTGCTGGTGCTGGTCGGCCTGGCCGGCGCGCTGTATTACGCCACGTCGCTGATGTCCTACGAATGGCGCTGGAACCGTGTGCCGCAGTACTTCGCCTATCAGGCCGAGGAAACCCAGCGCGCGAACGATATTTCCACCGTCAGCGAACTGGTGCGCAAGGGCGGCAGCGCGCAAGTCACCCTGCGCAACGATGCCGGTGACGAGCAGCACCTGACCGTCGACGAAAACAGCCTGCAATTCGCCCAGGGCGACGATGTGGCCGAAGGCGACGTCGTGGGCGTGACGCGGCATTGGGCGGCGGGTCCGCTGTTGTGGGGCCTGTGGACGACACTTTGGCTGTCGGTGGTGTCCGGCGTGCTGGGTTTGTTGATCGGTCTGGCCACCGGGCTGTGCCGGCTGTCGAGCAACCCGACCCTGCGCGACCTGTCGACGATCTATGTCGAACTGGTACGCGGCACGCCGCTGTTGGTGCAGATCTTCATTTTTTATTTCTTCATTGGCACGGTAATGAACCTGTCCCGGGAGTTCGCCGGGATCGCTGCGCTGTCGCTGTTCACGGGCGCCTACGTGGCGGAAATCATCCGTTCCGGTGTGCAGTCGATTGCCCGTGGGCAGAACGAAGCGGCCCGTTCGCTGGGCCTGAGTGCCGGCCAGTCGATGCGTCATGTGGTGTTGCCGCAGGCTTTCAAACGCGTGCTGCCGCCGCTGGCCGGACAGTTCATCAGTCTGGTCAAGGACACTTCGCTGGTGTCGGTGATCGCCATTACCGAGCTGCTGAAAAGCGGTCGTGAAGTCATCACCACCTCGTTCTCGCCGTTCGAGATCCTGTTCTGCGTCGCCGGTCTGTACTTGTTGATCAACCTGCCGCTGTCGAAAATCGCCAGCCGGCTTGAGCGGAGGCTCGCGCAAAGTGATTGA
- a CDS encoding transporter substrate-binding domain-containing protein, producing MKKYLSMLLVGVTALVAVNAAQAGAIDDAVKRGSLKVGMDPTYMPFEMTNKRGEIIGFEVDLLKAMTKAMGVKLELVSTGYDGIIPALMTDKFDMIGSGMTLTQERNLRLNFSEPFIVVGQTLLIRKELEGTIKSYKDLNSADYRITSKLGTTGEMVAKKLISKAKYHGYDNEQEAVLDVVNGKADAFIYDAPYNVVAVNKVGAGKLVFLDKPFTYEPLAFGLKKGDYDSINFINNFLHQIHEDGTYDRIHDKWFKSTEWLKDME from the coding sequence ATGAAGAAGTATCTGTCGATGCTGCTGGTCGGCGTCACGGCACTGGTTGCAGTCAACGCGGCGCAGGCCGGCGCAATCGATGACGCGGTCAAGCGCGGCTCGTTGAAAGTCGGTATGGATCCGACCTACATGCCGTTCGAAATGACCAACAAGCGCGGCGAAATCATCGGTTTCGAAGTCGACCTCCTCAAAGCCATGACCAAGGCCATGGGCGTCAAGCTGGAACTGGTCTCCACCGGTTACGACGGGATCATCCCGGCACTGATGACCGACAAGTTCGACATGATCGGCAGCGGCATGACCCTGACACAGGAACGCAACCTGCGCCTGAACTTCAGCGAACCGTTCATCGTGGTCGGCCAGACCCTGCTGATCCGCAAGGAGCTGGAAGGCACCATCAAGTCCTACAAAGACCTGAACAGCGCCGACTACCGCATCACCTCCAAGCTCGGCACCACTGGCGAGATGGTCGCCAAGAAGCTGATCTCCAAGGCCAAGTACCACGGCTACGACAACGAGCAGGAAGCCGTGCTCGACGTGGTCAACGGCAAGGCTGACGCCTTTATCTACGACGCCCCGTACAACGTGGTCGCGGTGAACAAGGTCGGCGCCGGCAAGCTGGTGTTCCTCGACAAGCCGTTCACCTACGAGCCGCTGGCGTTCGGTCTGAAGAAGGGTGACTACGACAGCATCAACTTCATCAACAACTTCCTGCACCAGATCCACGAAGACGGCACCTACGATCGCATCCATGACAAGTGGTTCAAGAGCACCGAGTGGCTCAAGGACATGGAATAA